The genomic window AGCTCCGAAGCTTCGCGTCAGTGTTGTCTCTGTGTCACTTTGACTTGGGTGTTTTGAAACGCTTTATTATAATTCGCGAAGCTTCGACATTATAAAAAGCCGTTCATTCAAGTGAACAGAAGCTGCTGGTGTCTAGAGGAAGTTGTGAATGGCAGACGGACTCCCACGTTTCCACAGCACCTGTTTGTTGCGTCGCTGACGTAGGCTTCTCGTGTTTTCATTGGCTATGGAGAGCGCGAGCTGCACATTCAGTACATGCTATTTGAACGAAAGTAAATGTACAcgctgttgcttttctgttacAGGGTTGCATTAGACtataattaaaaggaaattacaGCTTTAACATTAAACTCTCGAACAGATATAGGCTAAAAAAGTTATCTGAAATGTAGGTAGATACACTTTTATCTAGTCTAAATTATACAGCTGTTTACATTTTCCGcattaaacaatttttcttGCTAAATTAGACACAGTACTGCTACGTATTTATACACAAGCAGCTACAGTGGGTCGAAGGTGACCGATTTATACAAAcccacaaaaacatcagaacatttaaataaaatgtgaccaCACACTTAATTCAGAACTTTTTAGGTGACCTTCTGTTAAAAGGTTAACAGTAGCCATAGCATTATTACCTGTACCAAAGTTGACCAAGGTTGTAAAAAGTTGGTGTTTCAAATGTATacctaatatttattttttattttttttgctacatgTTTCCCTCTAATTATAACCCTCATTTTAGCAGCAGCacgaaaaaaatatttacttgttCTGAATAAAAGCGATGAGGTCCCATtatacacatttgtttttaatttttaattgaatactgtaagaATCTCATCACACCTTGTATGCCTAACTATACTGAGTTAATAAGTTACTGGCAGTAGATAAATCTTTTGATGtctttatttagtaaaaatccagattagttggCTCCAGAGGCTATTTGTTAGCTTTAGCCTCCTGAACCAACTAATATGGAGTTAACCCAACTGTGCAGCAGTGGTAAGTGTAGTTGTCTTGCAGTCCTaaggttgtgggtttgattccatATGTTTTGCCACATGTTGATGTGTTCAGGGGCAAGACACTTAACACTGACCTGTGTATCAGTGTATGAATGTGGCTCTGGTGTAAGGAGTCGCTATGACCAGTAAGGTGCTATTTAGTGAGTCACTTTACTGAACATGTCTGCTTGTGACGTTTTACTTGAACCTCACATCAAAAAGTCTgagctgtctctttaaaactatTTCATAACGCAGGCCACATTATTGTTCTGTGTAAGTTTGTGCAATAACAAAGTCAGGCATGCATGATCACTTGATAATAAATCAATACAGCCCTCGATATTGACTCCCAGCTTGATCTTGTTGCTAAATGCTTTGGATGTCTGAAAAGATTTCTTCGGTCTCAGGCgatttttagtcattttccaCTTTGGCAAATCTGCCGAATTGTTGCCACTCCGTGCGTCTTCTTCGTAAATTTACAGTAGAGGTAAAAACCAAAGGCATAAGGTAATTAGAAGAGACTAGATCAATTCAATGCAGGGGTTTGACGGCTCGACTGAGAAAGCTGACCTTCCAGCTGTCCCTGCATTCCCAGGTCTCGCAGCTCTCACAAGCATGAGTTCATAATGAAGCGCCGTCTGGAGGATCAGGACACGGTTTTTGCGTCGCAGCAGCGGAGGCTCGCTGGCAACCCGGAGCCTTTCCAGCATCGCATCCTGGCCCCCGCCCCTGCTGCTCCAGCCGTGTATGAAGCCGTGACCGACAACATGCAGCCCACAGCTGGCGTCCAGTACTCCGTCCCCCAGGGATACCAGGTAACAAAAATTTAGCTCATAAGGCTCTAAAAAAATTGTCATCTATGGTACTTTGCAAAGTTATTCtatctttaattttaatacatttagtCATATTGGAGCCAACAAACTGCAGtgtatttcactgggattttatgtgaacaCATCACATAAACGTTTCTATGAGAAACATGCATGGTTTGCAAAATtgctacaaagaaaaaaatctgaaaagtgtggggtGCACTTTTATGCAGCCTTCTTGAGTCAGTACTTTGCAGAACCACATTTCACTGCAATTATACCTGCATGTCATTTGCAGTTGTGTCTCCACCAACTTTTCTTTTGTGGAGCAACACACCGTACACGAAACAATTTTATTCACCGATTCTTGTAAAACCTCTCGAGACCAAACGTGatttcagagaaacaaacatggccaACTGGGAAAAAGCAATGGTGATAGTTTGTGAGCTATGtttagcagagaaaaacaatccaAGGACATTTACAACTTCTGCTTTCTGTTACACCATGGTagttgttttgtcttctgtgtATTTTGGATACCCCTCCATGTTCCCCTCACctcgctttctgattggctaaccGTCACAGTCGAGAGACTACGTTCTCGTGTGTCACACCACATGTGATATTGGGCTAAGACAATTGAATATCCCCAATTTTAGATCGCTTTCACACACGGGAGGAATGTCACACAAGATTACCTTAAGACCAATCTCTCTAATCAGGTTATCCTAAGATTGTTCAATGGGGAAATTGGAACAAAAATTAACATAGAAATCTTGTYGTGTGAACTTGGCATTAGGTGGATGACTTTCCAGTtacgcactactttgtgttgctctaccTAATAGTTATAATTATAGTAATGTTCATGGAAACTTGGGGCTGTGCCATGAATTAGAACATTATGGTTGTAACATATGGATAATTTCATGGGGTGTAAATAATAAGTAGTAAGTCAGTGAAATACTGTGTCCTCACTCTGTTCAGCGAAACCCTTCTTATTAAAAGTATCTCTCCTTCCTCAGGTCCCTACCGTGGCCCAGAACAGCGGCAGTCACAGTCACGTCCCGAGTCCGGCGGTCCACACTGGGCCCCACCATCACAGCCCCGCCGTTCAGTCCCACGTGCCCTCTGTGATGTCGGGGCACGGGCACACAGCGGCCCCTCCATCCTCAGCACAAGGTCACCAGCAATTCCAGAGGCTTAAGGTAAGTGAGTCCAAGCGTCTGCCTCTGATTCTCTTAGTCGTCAATCAAGAGTGTTGCATCTGTAGAACGTGTATATGATCATGTCTGCCTTGTCCTCCATGTCTGTTAGGTGGAAGACGCTTTGTCATATTTGGATCAAGTGAAGCTCCAGTTTGGGAACCAGCCTCAGGTCTACAATGACTTTTTAGATATAATGAAAGAGTTCAAGTCGCAAAGGTGAGACAGCCAGATGTAGGTCTCACAAATCAAGTAACAGTAGTTTACTCCAGCTCCTAAACTCATCACCACTGCGTTGTATGTTTGTGTTCATCAGCATCGATACTCCCGGGGTCATCAGCAGGGTGTCGCAGCTGTTCAAAGGTCACCCCGACCTCATCATGGGGTTCAACACTTTCCTCCCCCCGGGCTACAAGATAGAGGTCCAGACCAACGACCTGGTAAATGTAACGACACCAGGTCAGATCCACCACATAACGCCGCACGGCATCTCGGTCCAGAACATCCCCATAACGGGAGCAGCCACCCAGCATCCGCCCCAGCTCCCAATTGCTGCGACAACCACTGCCGCCGCAGCCGCTCCGCCTCTTCTGACGCAGCCATCCCCCGCCAAGATGAGCAAGGTGAGGTGGAGGGAACTCTACGGCATTGTTGGGTGCATGCGTCGCATTTTAACGTagcactttttctgttttagccGCCTCAGCCACAGGCGCTGACACCAACCAGCCAGACCAATCCATCCATCCCCGCGTACACCTCCCCCCGCTCTCCACCCGTGCAACTCCACCCAGCCCTCGGTGGGACCCCCGCTGGCCCGCCTATGCAGAACAACCAGCCCGTGGAGTTCAACCACGCCATCAACTACGTCAACAAGATCAAGAACCGCTTCCAGGGCCAGCCGGACATCTATAAAGCCTTTCTGGAGATTCTCCACACATACCAGGTCTGTCTGGATGAAAGCAGAAAACTTGATGTGTTATCTAATTAATCCaagttgtttcaaaatgtaactttttgtttgtttctgcaccATAGAAGGAGCAGCGTAATGCTAAAGAGGCTGGAGGTAACTATACGCCAGCTCTGACAGAGCAGGAGGTCTATGCTCAGGTGGCCAGGCTCTTCAAGAACCAGGAGGATCTGCTATCGGAGTTTGGACAGTTTCTCCCTGATGCCAATAGTTCGGCAGTAAgattttttcacattgtttctgCTTCATAATCTCAAacatcagtgtgttttatttgaaagtatgGTGTGTGTTTGACGTTAGCCcccttcttttttgtttgtgttttggtgaaGAAAAGTCAACAAAGTTCATGGTAATGTGAATTTGTCAGCTGGTCAGTCCCATCTGACAAGaccaccttcttccacatgtttgccgTGTGCACTATTTGACTTGAGGCAACCTTTGAATTCCTATATCTTTCTTTGAACTGTGGGTCTCTCGTTTAGTCTTCCAGTGAATGCACAGTGGCCTGTTGTTGTTGAGTTGAGTTGTAGAATTGTTGCCTTGGAGCAAGTTGGTCCACGCTGGACTCATAGCCCACATCCTGCTTATAGCTGAGCTTGGGATGTTGTTGTACggagtctgcatgttctccatACAGTGAATGGAGAACATGCATTCTCCAAGAACCCTTGGATGGGTTCTTGGAGACCCATCCAAGAACATGACTATTAGATGTTTATTAGGTTAAATGGTATTTCTAAATTACCCTTAGGAATCAGAATATCTCACCAGGGAGGCTTCTTAGCCAGATACCTGAGCCACTTCAACTGGCTCCTCTAAGTTTCTCACCATGTCTCTAACTCTGAGCCGAGACACCCTGCGGAGAAAACTCATTGGGAGCGCTTGTATCCACAATCTCCTTCTTTCGGTCATTACCCAGAACTCGTGATGATGAGAgaggaacgtagatcgaccggtaaatgaAAAGCATCGCCATTTGGCTTAGCTCTCTCGTCACAACGACAGACCACTGCAGCGCTTGCGTCACTGCAGACGCAGTATCAATATACCTATCAAGTTGTCCTTGATTGGTGGGATTACTTAGACTCCTCGACTTGGGGCATGAATTTGTCTGAAGCCCGGAAAGGGTACTCTAGCTGTTCCAACTCAAGACTTTGGTCTTGGCCAAGAACTTCTCCAGTAAAAGCTGGAGATCACTTTCCTGAAGCCGACAGGTCCGCATTGTCTGCAAAAACCAGAGACCCAATTTTTAGGCCAACAAAACAGATCCCCTCAATACCTTGACTGTGCCTAGAAGGAGCAGAATCTGTGACAAAGGGCAACATTGATAGAGTCCGTCTCTGATCAGAAACAAGCCTGATTTACCCCCAGCAATGtgaaaaaagctgttaaattgGTCATTCTGGGACCTGACAGCCCATATCAAGGGTCTGGTGCTCCATATTCCCGAAGTACCCCCAACGGGACTCCTAGAGCGACGCAATTGAACGCCTTGTCCATTGACAAAAGACCCgcagactggttgggcgaactcctgTCCACTCTCCAGGAAACTGCTGAGGGTGTAGGGCTGGTCCACTGTTCTACAACCAGGAGGCAAATTCTGCAGCCACGTTTCTCTGAAACAGAGGAATTACCAGGGACGATTAGAAATGTGATCCACTTCATTACTCACCAGCAGCTTCTCCAGTTAGAGCTGTGGCTCTTTGGAGCTCCTCCAAAAAGTTACTCTGAAGTTCTTCTGGTTAAGGTTCTTCTTGTCCAGCCTGTCAGGGTACATCTTGGTAGGTTTGGAGTCTTTCCAATTTTAGATGACAGGTTGAACAGAGCAACCTAACCTTACTTCTTAGGCCACAACTTTCTCTAACAAATGGCGTGAGACGTATCTCAGTCACTGTTGTCTTTCCCACCAGATGCTAAGTAAGACCAACGCAGAGAAGGCCGAGTCCGTAAAGAACGACCACGGTCTCACCACCAAAAAGgtggtgctcaacaacaaacaGAGGCCCAATCAGAACGGCTGTCAGATCCGACGCCACCCGACTCCGGGGCCCATGCCGCCCGTCAAGGTTTGCACACACATTCCGCTGAAGCTTTATcccttctctgtttttgttttcgcCTTCATCTCTGGTTTATTGTTAATGGGCCTTCCTATATGTGTATTTGTTCTCTCTGCAGAAAAAGCCCAAGTTACTGAATCTGAAGGACTCTCCAGTGGCAGATCCCAGCAAACACGGAGTCGGCACAGAGTCTCTGTTCTTTGAAAAGGTGAGTTTGGCTTAttgttgtttgaaaatgaaacagtGGATTGCCCCTACAAATTCTCCctaaatttcttaattttggaaGATCAACAGACTATATTTACTTATCCACCGATATTATCTACCTCCGTATAGGCCTAAATATCAAACACTGTCCCGTTTTGCTCAGCCACAAGACACGGATGACTGCATAGTTAAGAATAGTCACTCAACTGTTAACGTCTTAGCaactttgttgctttatttagtgacttttcagacaaaaaattcAGTATAGGACAAAATCAGaattggtgcatccctaatttTTCTACTCTCCAAAGAAGTTAAAGGTATCATTAAGGGTAAACTGATTGAAAACACTgggagttttctgtttttggacaGTCACACTTGCGTGTCTGCACATTATAACCCCTGACATCATCCTACGTAGGTCCGCAAAGCCTTGCGGAGTGCCGAGGCTTACGACAGCTTCTTACGCTGCCTGATCATCTTTAACCAAGAGGTGATCTCCAGGGCTGAACTGGTGCAGCTGGTGCTGCCCTTTTTGGGGTACGTAACCCCGTCATGTAatctaaaaactatttaaataacaCTTGTCTCTtagtgtttgtgcttttttttttttttgcctaattcTGATTCACAGGAAATTTCCAGAGCTGTTCAACTGGTTCAAAAACTTCCTGGGCTATCGCGAAATGTCCCACATTGAGACGTACCCCAAGGAACGCGCCACCGAGGGCATCGCTATGGAGATCGATTACGCTTCYTGTAAGAGGCTGGGTTCCAGCTACAGAGCTTTGCCCAAAAGCTACCAGCAACCCAAGTGCACCGGCAGAACTCCGCTTTGTAAGGAGGTGAGGCACGTTAAGAGTCGTACCTTTCATTTCTGTTACGGTTGAATTAAAAGATCAATGACATTGGATTCCTAAGAATGTTTAGAGAGTCACCAAACAGAACTAGAAGTCAGTTACTGATGGTTGATGGTAAAGGAGACATTTTAaactcttttctttgtttttagcattttgtacTCGCAATAAATAATATACGCTAGTAAGCAGGACTTGCGCTACTTGTGCAACAATTGCTCTTGCGGCAGCAAAATACGTTTTTTTCTACACCCACAAAAGCTTTTTAACCTTTGCAAATTTGATCTAAGTTTGTTAatagaaaactttaaacatttatatgaAAACCGGGTATTTTtcttgtgataaaactttatgTTCTACCTTTTTATATNNNNNNNNNNNNNNNNNNNNNNNNNNNNNNNNNNNNNNNNNNNNNNNNNNNNNNNNNNNNNNNNNNNNNNNNNNNNNNNNNNNNNNNNNNNNNNNNNNatatatatatatgaaaaaaaaaagtagagagTTAAGTGGtatcatatgtttttttttttacataattattgTCCCTGGTTATTAAGGATCCACTTTTTGaactaaatcaaattaaaaataaaaccaaatatttttaaattattaatcaaaattttttttttttacaattttgtctTAGCTACTTAAGCTAGTAAAAGAATATATGGAAGAGAAAAATGCTAgtaaaaacaattcagttcctatttttaattttaaaaaacccaacattttattgtttagaaTGCAATGCAGTTCAAACGTCACTTTTGGTCTCAAGTTTGAAATATGCAGTTGGAGCGAAATACTTCGTTTCCGTCCCGTCTGTGGACATTGTTTGAGTCTTTCCTGCCCCTCGTCCAGGTCCTGAACGACACCTGGGTCTCCTTTCCCTCGTGGTCCGAGGACTCCACGTTCGTCAGCTCCAAGAAAACTCAGTACGAGGAGCACATCTACAGGTGTGAGGACGAACGCTTCGAGGTGAGCAGGAACATTCTCAGCTGTTTCTTCTACATGGTTTTTATTCCCGCAGCGAgcatttttggtttggtttctcaCTGTCCGTCATGAGCGGACAGGTTTTTAACAGTTCTCGTCTCGACATAGCTGGATGTGGTCCTCGAGACCAACCTGGCCACCATCAGAGTGCTGGAGACGGTGCAGCGGAAGCTGTCCCGCATGTCCGCCGAGGAGCAGGCCAAGTTTCGGCTGGACAACACGCTGGGCGGCTCCTCGGAAGTCATCCACCGCAAGGCCATCCAGAGGATATACGGAGACAAAGCTCCCGACATCCTAGACGGCCTGAAGAAGAACCCGGCCGTTTCTGTTCCCATCGTGCTGAAAAGGTATCTGCTGAACTAAAGACTTCCTGTTTTGTCAGATTCGATAGTTCAGGGTTTCAACCTTAAAAGACGCCTCCGGGGGTTGCGGAGTTTTTGCTTGACTTCGTCTTCTGTTTGCGGCCAGGTTAAAGACAAAGGAAGAGGAGTGGCGGGAAGCCCAGCGAGGCTTCAACAAGATCTGGAGGGAGCAGAATGAGAAGTATTACCTCAAGTCTCTGGACCACCAAGGCATCAACTTCAAACAGAACGACACCAAAGTGCTTCGATCCAAGTCTTTGCTGAATGAAATCGAAAGCATCTATGATGAGGTAACGAATTTACGCGTTTCGTCTTTCTTGTTGATCTCCAGGGTTTATGATGGTGCAGGATATTACTGTGAAAAGCTTTCAAATGTGGATACAAGCATGAAAAATTgcgaaaagttctttgcgttttgctggtttgcttcCATGATTTTAACaaacctgcgtagctctgcacagcagcagcagatctccTTCACTTCCGCACAGGTGTAATCCCAGCGctagcgtcgtagcgctcatgttgcgtttataGGTGGCTCGGAAAAGCAGGTTgcgacatgttaacaacggattaaacagttttaactgctgataaaagtgacagaggccacagatatgggaagtgcggaagcccctactgtatcaaattgacagtggaataacagagttggccattctaaggtaaaaaccgagcgcatacagcgttcatgtttttttttgtttgtttttttttcatccagacggcttcccgcacCCCCACTGCAATGGCACGCCGCCCCcatagggggcgcgccccacagtttgggaacctctgataTAGGCTATGATATGACACCAAACACTTTAATCTAATTTGctaatttattgcaaatattttgtgACCATCTTGAAAAATAGTTTAGAAAAACTATCAGTAAACATAATTTCTGTGGATCCAGTTATGTAGGAAAATATTAAGCTGTGATAAACATTACCAAATTTAGTGCAAAGAATGTTTTCCTTGATGACTAtggtggccattttgaaaaatggctTGTGGCTCTAATTATAAGTGGCTagcagtttaaaaaattttttagaaaacaacCCCTAGAAACATCTGTGTTAGGTTCTTGTTAGCCCCTTTTGCTATGCGCTGCTTTGTTCAGAAGGACTGGGCTTCCTGGAGTCGTGgactctgttgaggttttaaatgtcATCCAATCTCTAACGTTTTCTGTGACTTATGTAATGTGAGTTCGACACTGAAGCTAACCGGAAATTGCCTGCATTGTGAAGATAAGATAATTGGTTAGCAACCAAGTCAATATATGGAAATGTGGCTAACGCAGACAGTgaacggctttgttcacttcctccactgccattTCTAAAACTGCAGGTAGACTAGAATTATAAAAGCGCAGAAAATCAACGccacaacttcttctgtttgctgattggcccgaTTTAAATTTTAACGGAGTAATCAAAGTGAATGGGAGAAAGCGCAGGAAGTCAATGGCCAAGTTAGGTTCATCCGCACATGAAAGATTTTGCTGAAATACTCAGTTAACTGCTGCACTGTAGGGAGAATCTGATGTCTGTAAAGCTTCGTCTTGACTTCCAGCGGCAGGAGCAGGTGTCAGAGGAGAACGCCACGGCCCCCGCAGGCCCCCACCTGACGCTGGCGTATGAGGACAGCCAGATCCTGGAGGACGCGGCGGCGCTCATCATCCACCACGTGAAGCGTCAGACCAGCATTCAGAAGGAGGACAAGTACAAGATCAAGCAGATTATCTACCACTTCATCCCCGACATGCTGTTCGCGCAGCGCGGCGAGCTGTCggacctggaggaggaggaggaggaggaagaggacggcGAGCCGGACGAGGCGGGCGCGTCCAAGAAGCACAACGGTGTCCCGGGCAGCGGGAGCCCCTCCAAGTCCAAGCTGCTGTTCGGCAACACGGCGGCGCAGAGGCTGCGCTCGTGTGAGGATGACGCTTACAACCTCTTCTTCGTCAACAACAACTGGTACATCTTCCTGCGGCTGCACCAGACGCTGTGCTCGCGG from Poecilia reticulata strain Guanapo linkage group LG6, Guppy_female_1.0+MT, whole genome shotgun sequence includes these protein-coding regions:
- the sin3aa gene encoding SIN3 transcription regulator family member Aa codes for the protein MKRRLEDQDTVFASQQRRLAGNPEPFQHRILAPAPAAPAVYEAVTDNMQPTAGVQYSVPQGYQVPTVAQNSGSHSHVPSPAVHTGPHHHSPAVQSHVPSVMSGHGHTAAPPSSAQGHQQFQRLKVEDALSYLDQVKLQFGNQPQVYNDFLDIMKEFKSQSIDTPGVISRVSQLFKGHPDLIMGFNTFLPPGYKIEVQTNDLVNVTTPGQIHHITPHGISVQNIPITGAATQHPPQLPIAATTTAAAAAPPLLTQPSPAKMSKPPQPQALTPTSQTNPSIPAYTSPRSPPVQLHPALGGTPAGPPMQNNQPVEFNHAINYVNKIKNRFQGQPDIYKAFLEILHTYQKEQRNAKEAGGNYTPALTEQEVYAQVARLFKNQEDLLSEFGQFLPDANSSAMLSKTNAEKAESVKNDHGLTTKKVVLNNKQRPNQNGCQIRRHPTPGPMPPVKKKPKLLNLKDSPVADPSKHGVGTESLFFEKVRKALRSAEAYDSFLRCLIIFNQEVISRAELVQLVLPFLGKFPELFNWFKNFLGYREMSHIETYPKERATEGIAMEIDYASCKRLGSSYRALPKSYQQPKCTGRTPLCKEVLNDTWVSFPSWSEDSTFVSSKKTQYEEHIYRCEDERFELDVVLETNLATIRVLETVQRKLSRMSAEEQAKFRLDNTLGGSSEVIHRKAIQRIYGDKAPDILDGLKKNPAVSVPIVLKRLKTKEEEWREAQRGFNKIWREQNEKYYLKSLDHQGINFKQNDTKVLRSKSLLNEIESIYDERQEQVSEENATAPAGPHLTLAYEDSQILEDAAALIIHHVKRQTSIQKEDKYKIKQIIYHFIPDMLFAQRGELSDLEEEEEEEEDGEPDEAGASKKHNGVPGSGSPSKSKLLFGNTAAQRLRSCEDDAYNLFFVNNNWYIFLRLHQTLCSRLLRLYEQAERQIDDDVRERDWEREVLGLKKEKNDNPAVQLRLKEPMDIEVEDYYSAFLEMVRNLLDGNMEASQYEDSLREMFTIHAYIAFTMDKLIQSIVRQLQHIVSDEICVQVTDLYLAESGNGATGGAASAQPSRSPAEAAYQRKAEQLMSDENCFKVMFLKSRGQVQLTVELLDTEEENSDEPLETERWSDYVGRYLNPDSTTPELREHLAQKPVFLPRNLRRIRKYQKGREQMDKEACEGGKKSMEXEKMECMFKLNSYKMVYVFKSEDYMYRRTALMRAHQSHERVSTRLHKRFQAWVDAWVKEHVTRDMGADTTKWLMGEGRDGLLPCSTTRHPEVLHFMNINKYRVKYGTPSKAP